One region of uncultured Sulfurimonas sp. genomic DNA includes:
- a CDS encoding Rrf2 family transcriptional regulator translates to MQLSNTSQYAIRILSYITDKKELQLISALELSEALVMSYKFLTKIMTELVKAGLVISIRGRDGGYKLSRDPSEIMVDDILKLFNDSVKDEQCVLGIGFCNGMCKCALHDQWMEPKLLLQKMFRESSLKDIAGKGCKI, encoded by the coding sequence ATGCAATTAAGTAATACTTCTCAATATGCAATTAGAATTTTATCTTATATTACAGATAAGAAAGAACTACAGCTAATTAGTGCACTAGAGCTATCTGAGGCATTAGTTATGTCTTACAAATTTTTAACAAAAATCATGACAGAACTTGTAAAAGCTGGTCTAGTGATTTCCATAAGAGGAAGAGATGGAGGATACAAATTAAGCAGAGATCCATCTGAAATAATGGTTGATGATATTTTAAAATTATTTAACGATTCTGTAAAAGATGAGCAATGTGTTTTAGGCATAGGCTTTTGTAATGGTATGTGCAAATGTGCTCTACATGATCAATGGATGGAGCCAAAACTTCTTTTGCAAAAAATGTTTAGAGAGTCTAGTTTAAAAGACATAGCTGGAAAAGGGTGTAAAATATAG
- a CDS encoding cytochrome c, with product MTERITKSMAKNIYYGGGTFALLIFIALTFDTVHQIPERSNEVDMTASVVAGKKLWEDNNCVGCHTIVGEGAYYAPELMNVFQRRGASDEVAFKGYMQGWMAAQPLDTPNRRKMPQFHLTNEQVDNLSDFLIWTSKVNANEWPPTIEG from the coding sequence ATGACTGAACGTATAACGAAAAGTATGGCTAAAAATATCTATTATGGTGGTGGAACATTTGCACTATTAATATTTATAGCACTTACTTTTGATACTGTGCATCAAATACCTGAGAGATCAAATGAAGTTGATATGACAGCATCTGTTGTAGCTGGTAAAAAACTTTGGGAAGACAATAACTGTGTTGGATGTCATACAATAGTTGGAGAGGGGGCATACTATGCACCAGAACTTATGAATGTATTTCAAAGAAGAGGTGCATCTGATGAGGTTGCATTTAAAGGGTATATGCAAGGTTGGATGGCTGCTCAACCATTGGATACTCCAAACAGAAGAAAAATGCCACAATTTCATTTAACAAATGAGCAAGTAGATAACTTGTCTGATTTTTTAATATGGACATCAAAAGTAAATGCCAATGAATGGCCACCAACGATTGAAGGTTAG